The following nucleotide sequence is from bacterium.
CGGAACCAGTGCTGGAGCATCGGCGATGAGTGCTGTGATGATCGCCAGGGGTAGGGCGCGCTCGGCGGCCCGGCTCGCGGCGGTCCATATGTCGGCCGGCTTTGCGTTGTTGCCTCAGGTGATCGTTGATCAGCACTTCCGAGAAAGAGACCGGCTTGGTCGGCTGATCGCCGCCGTTCTCTTGAACCCCGCAATGCTCGGCTTTGGCCTCGACGAGGACACGGCATTCGAACTCGATCAAGAGAATCGTGTGAATGTCTTCGGGAGCGGGTCGCTGACGATCATCGACGGTTCGCAACTCGAATACTCGAATATCGACATCGTACCGGAGGAGTCGCCTGTTGCCTTCGCGGGAATGCACCTGCATGTCCTGACCGAAGGATGGAGCTACGGGCTTGCCGAGCGGCGCGTCGAACGACCCGCGGCAGAGCCTATGGCCAGCGAAACTGTGGTCTAGAACAGATCTGCCTTCCGTGAGGGTTTTTGATCGTGCACGCCGGATGGGAACACTCGGAATCCGTGTCGGCAGCATGAACCGAAGAGAAGAAGAGTCGGAAGATGAAGATTGAAGCAGTAGAACAGTTCCATATGCACAACATCTACAGCGAACGTCCTGTGTTCCGGTTTCAACTCAACGTGTCGATTGAGGAAGCGAGCAAACGCAACGTGGAGCAGATCGGGAAACGTCTTCGCAGCACCCTTGTCGCGGCGCTGGGAACCGTCGACGACGGCCCGACCGAGTGGGATATCGGTTCATTGGTGGCCTGGGTCGCTACCTTTCTTCAGCGATCCCTTGGGGTTGAACTGGAAACGGCTCGCCCAATCGGCGATGAACACAGTCCGGTCGCGGTCTTTGAATACGAAGACCCGGAGGTCGGACTATTGGCCGGGAGGCTTGCGTTCCGGTTGACACGACGGCTGGGCAGAGTTCGTAACTCGAGGATTCGACGAGAGTTGCGGGTACAAATCGGTGAGTTCCACCGGCAGGCCTCTGCGATGACACTGCCGATTCAGGATCGGGAAGTCATGCGAGCCGCCAGGAAGCGGGGCATCGAGGTACTACCTCTCGCTCATCGACTGTTTCAGCTGGGCCAGGGGCGCTTTCGCCAGCGCATCTATGGTTCGAGTACCAGCCGGTTGACTCACCTCAGCTCCGTGTTTTCGGCGAACAAGCACATCGCGAAGCAGCTACTGATCGGTGCGGGACTCCCGGTTGCGCGTTCAGAACTCGTACGAGGACATCGGCAAGCGATCGCGGCCGCGAATAGAATTGGCTACCCGGTCGTGATCAAACCGAACAAGGGAAGCCTCGGGCGTGGTGTCAGCATTGGCGTCCGCGATGCGAAGGAGGCCGTCGCGGCCTGCAAGATTGCACAGAAACAGGGCAGAGGGATCCTGGTAGAAGAGTTGATCGGTGGAAAGGATCACCGCCTGCTCGTAATCAACGGCAAGGCTGTCGCCGCGTCAATGCGCATACCGGCACACGTCGAAGGCGATGGTCGAAGCACGATCAGAGAGCTTGCCGCCGCCGCCAATGACGACCCCCGGCGGCGTTCAGGACAGCAGGGGGCCTGGACCGCACTTACTATCGACGATGCCGCCATACGCGTGCTCGAGCGTCAGGGCGTGGCACCAGACTCAATACCGCAAGCCGGAACCCACATCGATCTGCGTGCGGTTGCCAACACTTCGAGTGGAGGTACTGCGGTCGACATCACGGACGAAATCCACCCGGAGAATCTGCGCGTTGCCGAGCGTGCGGCGATTGCATTGGGGACGGACATCGCAGGAGTCGACATCCTTTCGATGGATCTGTCTCGCCCTCTCTCGGAATCCGGAGGCGTGATCTGTGAGATCAACACCAAACCCGGCCTACGGAAGCACATCTGGCCCGCAGTCGGGAAACCTCGTGACGTGATTGGCCCATTGCTCGATATGCTCTTCCCCGCTCGCGAGAACGAGTCCTTCCGAACGGTCACCATCGTCGCCCAGGAGAATGAGGAGCCCGTCATCCAGATCGTGCGTCGGTTTCTGGAACTGACGGGACACACGATTGCGACCTCGAATCCTCAGGCATCCACGACGCCAAGAGCCGGGTCCCACGATCCAGTGGCTGCAGCTCGGCGAGCGTTTCTCGACCCCGTTGCGGATGGTGCAGTTCTGCAAACGACTCCGGATGCACTGATGGCCCACGGGCTCGGGTATTCGAGGTGCTCAGTCGGTGTGTTGATCGGCGCCTTTCGGGCTTCCGAGGACGTACCGGCGGAAT
It contains:
- a CDS encoding cyanophycinase is translated as MSRDSSLSRGHLFAIGGREARSGQMVVLDRFVQACGGPVARLVVLTTASSKPEVRVAEYRRAFGELGVEDVSFLHQDHRSQASDPVLLEALNRADGVFLAGGNQLRLVTLLGGTTVESLLRERYHRGLHLAGTSAGASAMSAVMIARGRARSAARLAAVHMSAGFALLPQVIVDQHFRERDRLGRLIAAVLLNPAMLGFGLDEDTAFELDQENRVNVFGSGSLTIIDGSQLEYSNIDIVPEESPVAFAGMHLHVLTEGWSYGLAERRVERPAAEPMASETVV
- a CDS encoding ATP-grasp domain-containing protein, whose product is MKIEAVEQFHMHNIYSERPVFRFQLNVSIEEASKRNVEQIGKRLRSTLVAALGTVDDGPTEWDIGSLVAWVATFLQRSLGVELETARPIGDEHSPVAVFEYEDPEVGLLAGRLAFRLTRRLGRVRNSRIRRELRVQIGEFHRQASAMTLPIQDREVMRAARKRGIEVLPLAHRLFQLGQGRFRQRIYGSSTSRLTHLSSVFSANKHIAKQLLIGAGLPVARSELVRGHRQAIAAANRIGYPVVIKPNKGSLGRGVSIGVRDAKEAVAACKIAQKQGRGILVEELIGGKDHRLLVINGKAVAASMRIPAHVEGDGRSTIRELAAAANDDPRRRSGQQGAWTALTIDDAAIRVLERQGVAPDSIPQAGTHIDLRAVANTSSGGTAVDITDEIHPENLRVAERAAIALGTDIAGVDILSMDLSRPLSESGGVICEINTKPGLRKHIWPAVGKPRDVIGPLLDMLFPARENESFRTVTIVAQENEEPVIQIVRRFLELTGHTIATSNPQASTTPRAGSHDPVAAARRAFLDPVADGAVLQTTPDALMAHGLGYSRCSVGVLIGAFRASEDVPAEYRTNALQLLASATHGTLVIDADEPDGLDLASQTQLPKCFVLNNPSPMTVRSHLDRGVELLVTATPSEVAEGTTTASSQADISIYRDGRVERISTRDLASVEPLLETSPRQAAFAIAILLSLEMSSTEIGECLRRARGRQRE